One window of Gammaproteobacteria bacterium genomic DNA carries:
- a CDS encoding glycosyltransferase family 4 protein, with translation MRIMVLGLRGFPNVQGGVEQHAEQLYPLLAKLGCHIDVIARSPYVPRELRMWNGITFHRLWAPRIRGLEALIHSLIGVFYAGIKRPDILHIHAVGPAIIAPLGRALGLRVVVTHHGPDYDREKWGRSARWLLRLGEKWGMLCANQRIVISKVIRKLVFDKYRLDSVVIPNGVTLPKIPETKETLGRFSLVAKRYILLVSRFVPEKRHLDLIEAFAMSRLLDWKLVLVGEVDRRDRYCMKVLSSAEQIPGVVITDFQFGQALQELYSYAGLFVLPSSHEGLPIALLEALSYGLPVLASDIPANLEVGLPETNYFPLGNVAILAGVLCERAVEQSDGAQRERLRAWVSERYCWTEVAQRTLDTYKKVLRRSKIYW, from the coding sequence ATGCGCATAATGGTGCTAGGCCTTCGTGGGTTCCCTAATGTCCAGGGAGGCGTGGAGCAACATGCTGAGCAATTGTATCCTTTGCTAGCTAAGTTGGGTTGCCACATCGATGTAATTGCACGTTCACCCTATGTGCCGCGCGAGCTTCGGATGTGGAATGGCATTACTTTTCACCGATTATGGGCGCCAAGGATCAGGGGGCTGGAAGCGCTGATACATTCCTTGATCGGGGTATTCTATGCCGGCATCAAGAGGCCTGATATCTTGCACATTCATGCTGTTGGCCCTGCGATCATTGCGCCACTCGGTAGAGCGCTAGGACTTAGGGTTGTGGTCACGCATCATGGTCCGGATTATGATCGCGAAAAATGGGGAAGGTCAGCGCGTTGGTTACTTCGGCTAGGTGAGAAGTGGGGTATGCTCTGTGCGAATCAGAGGATTGTCATCTCCAAAGTGATTAGAAAGCTGGTGTTCGATAAATATCGTCTCGATTCAGTTGTTATCCCAAATGGTGTCACTCTCCCAAAAATTCCTGAGACCAAGGAAACGCTGGGGCGATTTTCGCTGGTTGCTAAGAGATATATTTTGTTGGTTAGCCGCTTTGTGCCAGAAAAGAGGCATCTCGACTTAATTGAAGCCTTTGCCATGTCCAGACTTTTGGATTGGAAGCTGGTGTTGGTTGGAGAGGTGGATCGCCGCGACAGGTATTGCATGAAGGTGCTATCTTCCGCCGAGCAGATCCCGGGTGTGGTAATCACAGACTTTCAATTTGGCCAAGCACTACAGGAGTTATATTCGTATGCTGGTCTCTTTGTATTGCCATCATCGCATGAAGGGCTTCCGATTGCTTTGCTTGAGGCATTAAGCTACGGATTACCCGTGCTGGCAAGTGATATACCCGCCAATCTGGAAGTCGGCCTTCCGGAAACTAATTACTTTCCCCTTGGGAATGTCGCCATACTCGCCGGGGTATTGTGCGAGCGGGCTGTTGAGCAGTCAGATGGCGCACAGCGGGAGAGGTTACGTGCATGGGTTAGTGAGCGTTATTGCTGGACAGAGGTGGCGCAACGTACATTGGATACTTATAAAAAAGTATTAAGAAGGTCTAAGATATATTGGTAG